From Sediminibacterium sp. TEGAF015, a single genomic window includes:
- a CDS encoding CDP-alcohol phosphatidyltransferase family protein, with protein MNQSNPKFRDRAQQMIYVVINPFVKFLIKLGLTPNAVTFIGLLLNILVTAIFIEGAEKGHRGELSYIGWAGAMVLFAGVFDMLDGQVARLGKMSSSFGALFDSVLDRYSELVLFLGICYYLISHHYFYSSLFAFIAMIGSLMVSYTRARAEGLGVECKEGLMQRPERVITIGVTAIACGITSYFIGGDFKVYLPGTTVQVFETISVFTIPLTIMAVLTNYTAFKRLLDAKAALDLKDKQNLGL; from the coding sequence ATGAACCAGTCGAATCCGAAATTCAGAGATAGAGCACAACAGATGATTTATGTTGTGATTAATCCCTTTGTTAAATTCTTAATAAAGCTGGGACTTACGCCAAATGCAGTTACTTTTATTGGTCTTCTGCTAAATATTCTGGTAACTGCAATTTTTATTGAAGGTGCAGAAAAAGGACATAGAGGAGAGTTGAGTTATATTGGCTGGGCTGGGGCAATGGTTTTATTTGCTGGCGTTTTTGATATGCTCGATGGTCAGGTAGCCAGATTGGGGAAAATGTCTTCTTCTTTTGGTGCACTGTTCGATTCTGTTTTGGATCGGTATAGTGAATTGGTTTTGTTTCTAGGGATTTGTTATTATCTGATTTCACACCATTATTTTTATAGTTCTCTTTTTGCATTTATTGCCATGATTGGTTCTTTAATGGTTAGTTATACCCGTGCAAGAGCTGAAGGGCTGGGGGTAGAATGCAAGGAAGGGTTGATGCAAAGACCAGAACGAGTAATCACAATTGGAGTTACAGCTATTGCTTGTGGTATAACTTCTTACTTTATCGGTGGAGATTTTAAAGTGTATTTACCAGGGACAACTGTTCAGGTATTTGAAACCATTTCGGTATTTACAATACCGCTGACTATAATGGCCGTGCTTACCAATTATACTGCTTTTAAAAGATTACTGGATGCAAAAGCTGCATTGGATCTGAAGGACAAACAGAATCTTGGGTTGTAA
- a CDS encoding DUF4833 domain-containing protein: MNLGRKRFLVFLILLTGIFSMVNSGIAANRESVDKMMYNTDPQDTFPVPVGIKNQLFYLQRTTNTNTIIYSLNVNDKGELDESTPVKVFWIRYPEGGMRKELNFIQKAFAYGTISRKNRDGSFTIQLVAYKKKEFTLKKSLLDNTYKMYTLINNKESEIKRVYIQIDPGGTLFNPNVRYIEMKGKEAATNKPIMERFKP; the protein is encoded by the coding sequence GTGAATTTAGGGAGAAAGCGATTTTTAGTTTTTTTAATTCTCTTAACTGGAATCTTCAGCATGGTCAATAGTGGCATTGCTGCAAATAGGGAAAGTGTAGATAAAATGATGTACAATACGGATCCGCAGGATACATTTCCTGTACCCGTTGGCATTAAAAATCAGCTATTCTATTTACAAAGAACTACCAATACCAATACGATTATTTATTCTCTAAATGTAAATGACAAAGGGGAACTGGATGAGAGTACCCCAGTAAAAGTTTTCTGGATTCGTTATCCGGAAGGGGGGATGCGCAAAGAATTGAATTTTATTCAAAAAGCATTTGCCTATGGTACTATTTCAAGAAAGAACAGGGATGGAAGCTTTACTATTCAGCTGGTTGCTTACAAAAAGAAAGAATTTACGCTTAAAAAATCTCTTCTAGACAATACCTATAAAATGTATACCCTCATTAACAATAAGGAATCTGAAATAAAAAGGGTTTACATTCAGATTGATCCCGGAGGCACTTTGTTTAATCCCAATGTCAGGTATATTGAAATGAAGGGGAAGGAAGCAGCTACCAACAAGCCTATTATGGAAAGATTTAAACCTTAA
- a CDS encoding phosphatase PAP2 family protein has protein sequence MPFKSKKIKASILVLFFSIAYLVLSYFLIGFKTDQLVLVGLFNFMYYLSAVTRKFILGFTVFIVFWIIFDYMKAFPNYEYNTVSIRELYNLEKSIFGFTYQGKVVTPNEFWLLNHNNLLDVLAGLFYLSWIPVPLIFAGVLFFTRRREFFYFSLTFLLVNLLGFCIYYIYPAAPPWYVQQYGFDFIANTQGNTAGLHRFDEYFGVEIFKGLYEKSSNVFAAMPSLHSSYPLIVLYYAVRNKLGPINWVFGTIMIGIWFAAIYSSHHYVLDVLAGISCAITGIWLFQRFIHSKSWVHRSVEKAIDALK, from the coding sequence ATGCCTTTTAAGTCAAAGAAAATAAAAGCATCCATACTTGTTTTGTTTTTTTCTATTGCCTATCTGGTATTGTCTTATTTCCTGATTGGATTTAAAACAGATCAACTGGTGCTGGTTGGTTTGTTTAATTTCATGTATTACTTATCGGCAGTCACAAGGAAGTTTATTCTTGGGTTTACCGTCTTCATCGTTTTCTGGATCATTTTTGATTACATGAAAGCATTTCCAAATTATGAATACAATACTGTTAGTATTCGGGAATTATACAATCTAGAAAAAAGTATATTCGGATTTACTTATCAGGGAAAAGTGGTTACTCCCAATGAATTCTGGTTATTGAATCATAATAACCTATTGGATGTACTTGCTGGTTTATTTTATTTAAGCTGGATTCCTGTACCCCTCATTTTTGCCGGTGTTTTGTTTTTTACCAGAAGGAGAGAATTCTTTTATTTTTCGCTTACTTTTTTATTGGTTAATCTTTTAGGATTCTGTATTTATTACATATATCCGGCAGCTCCACCTTGGTATGTACAACAATACGGGTTTGATTTCATAGCGAATACCCAAGGGAACACCGCTGGGCTACACCGATTTGATGAATACTTTGGAGTGGAAATTTTCAAAGGTTTGTATGAAAAGAGTTCAAATGTATTTGCTGCTATGCCTTCACTGCATTCTTCTTATCCCTTAATTGTTTTGTATTATGCTGTTCGAAATAAATTGGGTCCAATCAACTGGGTTTTCGGAACCATCATGATTGGTATTTGGTTTGCTGCTATTTATAGCAGTCATCATTATGTATTGGATGTATTAGCAGGTATATCTTGCGCCATTACAGGCATCTGGCTTTTCCAGCGATTTATCCATTCAAAAAGTTGGGTACATCGTTCAGTTGAAAAAGCAATTGACGCACTTAAATAA
- a CDS encoding sphingomyelin synthase family protein: protein MMKKNWDGFLKNKAFRNKLSLGILVLVMLVAFLPYYFAFIEARKGILLNDLVLDYIDSANVSIPTFIIIWSLSLTCLYINLQKPERMLQMLWAFNVLSLSRILSIYLVPLEPPVGLIELIDPITNTIYGARFITKDLFFSGHTATLVTFALCMHKKSHKVIVFTGAIAVGVLVLIQHVHYTVDVVAAFVFPFILVPIARRICKPFI from the coding sequence ATGATGAAAAAAAACTGGGATGGATTCCTTAAAAATAAAGCTTTCAGAAATAAGCTTTCCTTAGGAATTCTGGTGCTGGTTATGCTGGTAGCCTTCCTACCCTATTATTTTGCTTTTATAGAAGCAAGAAAGGGTATTCTGCTCAATGACCTTGTATTAGATTATATAGACAGTGCCAATGTATCTATACCCACTTTCATTATTATTTGGTCACTCAGTCTTACGTGTTTGTATATCAACCTGCAGAAACCTGAAAGAATGCTACAGATGTTGTGGGCATTTAATGTACTGTCGTTATCCAGAATACTGAGCATTTATCTGGTACCCCTGGAACCACCTGTTGGTCTCATAGAATTAATTGATCCGATAACCAATACCATCTACGGAGCCCGGTTTATTACAAAAGATCTGTTTTTCTCTGGCCATACTGCAACCCTTGTAACGTTCGCATTGTGTATGCATAAAAAAAGCCATAAAGTGATTGTATTTACTGGTGCAATAGCAGTCGGAGTCCTGGTATTAATTCAGCATGTGCATTATACAGTTGATGTTGTTGCTGCTTTTGTATTTCCCTTTATATTGGTCCCCATTGCCAGAAGAATTTGCAAGCCTTTTATTTAA